In Glycine max cultivar Williams 82 chromosome 7, Glycine_max_v4.0, whole genome shotgun sequence, a single window of DNA contains:
- the LOC121175102 gene encoding uncharacterized protein, giving the protein MELSTKTRKKFGDDGGFWEDWYVTYTVHGQTCSLCLVRDYDKHDNLNKVSFILLDLGLGFRTLCLHIETTSETGFLRINSTQSIPWTKTNRTVDARDDVVDTKVYLDGNANQRNDLIVLECKKNSTDHDEETNVVTVAHYFADSRGRAFNIDDELGIGLSVVAKVRVSNGQLDITVEGPEQHPASALFCMFDQVNRTGIWKPTMCPHCAQPRSSASAPAA; this is encoded by the coding sequence ATGGAGTTGTCCACAAAGACGAGGAAGAAGTTCGGTGATGATGGAGGATTTTGGGAAGATTGGTATGTCACATACACCGTACATGGCCAAACTTGTTCCCTCTGCTTAGTAAGAGATTATGACAAACACGATAATCTCAATAAGGTATCCTTCATTCTCCTAGACCTTGGACTTGGATTTAGGACTTTATGCTTGCACATAGAAACAACAAGTGAAACAGGTTTTCTTCGGATAAACTCGACACAATCCATCCCGTGGACGAAGACAAACAGAACGGTTGATGCACGGGACGATGTTGTGGACACCAAGGTTTACTTGGATGGCAATGCAAACCAGAGGAATGATCTTATTGTTTTGGAGTGCAAGAAAAATAGCACGGATCATGATGAAGAGACTAATGTGGTCACTGTGGCACACTATTTTGCTGATAGTAGAGGAAGAGCTTTTAACATAGATGATGAATTAGGTATTGGCCTTTCGGTTGTGGCAAAGGTTCGTGTATCCAATGGCCAATTAGATATAACGGTGGAGGGTCCTGAGCAACACCCTGCATCTGCATTATTTTGCATGTTTGATCAAGTCAATAGAACAGGGATTTGGAAGCCTACCATGTGCCCTCATTGTGCACAACCCAGATCTTCTGCCTCTGCTCCTGCAGCATGA